From a region of the Betta splendens chromosome 5, fBetSpl5.4, whole genome shotgun sequence genome:
- the ripor3 gene encoding LOW QUALITY PROTEIN: RIPOR family member 3 (The sequence of the model RefSeq protein was modified relative to this genomic sequence to represent the inferred CDS: inserted 1 base in 1 codon; deleted 2 bases in 2 codons): MSVKLRFESAGPVQRSRSFTGFSSLTGRRRPPPARSSLRSKAATPKAPSMHLSASRGAAVRPVQPQQVDRIFLALRKGLKEFLDVLQAEMDVLSSQQRETKRNSRLAFLYDLEKEIRALERHIRRLEFQISKVEELYETYCIQWRLCQGAVNMKRAFALSPSTRASRESLLELSHNHRHSLQDMSVMEGELEILLGELHIKMKGLIGFARLCPGDQYEVVVRLGRQRWKIRGRIESDDTQAWDEEEMVFLPHIHHNFEIKVTEAKGLGWLLVGMVTCASADFFVARPQLMLVDVTELGTMKLQLEVTWNPFDNADRLRPLSVSRQSVSSRKSSVYSWTAPSSPSFTEKYLMSMVQEGSLPSLLSHQNRGGLSLLSYLSDASQAPPGPHASLTRAQSFLSSSSQDHSLAGSHTQLGRGEEQWGGASHCLNASAPEAETGSIPALQRPSTPDLLRKSGDAEAETQGAGRATVSVQDSSSAPQPPEAASGPIPGRAGGSGAQRRTQTLRLAAQLSDLEVTLHKHSCSEKEAKALDNKILHLATILKNDLSLLRSSPSEETLAVEEVLGSFDFLSHDFNADEDGSCLGSLRLKDSGISSLQQSTVRSLGLLSQQSQSASEDELVVAPLTSGNWSLDQALETQLDICCLLLQMTQTTAFGPARRDLLEEMALQAEVLEGVSCLLLEKNDVLSARDILPKAQRSRDTLQFWEECVNGTGSPFWCPCESFSRTLRKRYTHKVKAKQPGQSERVFAQLLQQVQSTCRMVPDPRPVCSPERVTIFQLSVFLKRWGVQEXGDHISRLSKEEYILSALRGPKRRRALNKLQGRRLAGLLPLTCTLQTLAALHNDSNHKVCKAAANCLCRAAGFKAFRSRAIVFYTETLKSTDVQIQQGSCLALKCLRVRHSVDHIADLYRSPDEDVRSAAREAVLSFGKKGYQAFQRMDQMYAEMQEEAYQNQETEITIL; this comes from the exons ATGTCGGTGAAGCTGAGGTTCGAGTCTGCAGGTCCGGTCCAACGGAGCCGCTCCTTCACTGGGTTCAGCTCTCTGACAGGACGGCGACG GCCGCCGCCGGCTCGCAGCTCCCTGCGCAGCAAAGCCGCGACGCCTAaagctcccagcatgcacctgtcTGCCAGCAGAGGCGCCGCCGTCCGGCCCGTGCAGCCCCAGCAGGTCGACCGCATCTTCTTGGCGCTTCGCAAAGGACTCAA GGAGTTCCTGGACGTCCTCCAGGCAGAGATGGACGTGCTGTCGTCCCAGCAGCGAGAGACCAAGAGGAACTCCAGACTG GCGTTCCTCTACGATCTGGAGAAG GAGATCAGAGCGCTGGAGCGACACATACGGCGCCTGGAGTTCCAGATCAGCAAA gtggaggagctctACGAGACCTACTGCATCCAGTGGAGGCTGTGTCAGGGAGCCGTCAACATGAAGAGGGCCTTCGCGCTGTCGCCGTCCACGCGAGCGTCCAGAGAGAGTCTGCTGGAGCTCAGCCACAACCACAGGCACAGCCTGCAG GACATGTCTGTGATGGAAGGGGAGCTGGAGATCCTCCTGGGAGAGCTGcacattaaaatgaaag gtctgatCGGCTTCGCTCGACTCTGCCCCGGGGACCAGTACGAG GTGGTCGTACGTTTGGGTCGCCAGCGATGGAAAATCAGAGGACGGATCGAATCTGATGACACACAGGCCTGGGATGAAGAGGAGATGGTCTTCCTCCCCCACATACACCACAACTTTGAGATTAAG GTGACGGAGGCCAAGGGTTTGGGTTGGCTGCTGGTTGGCATGGTAACGTGTGCGAGCGCGGACTTCTTCGTGGCGAGACCTCAGCTGATGCTGGTGGACGTCACAGAGCTGGGAACTATGAAACTCCAACTGGAAGTGACCTGGAA CCCCTTCGACAACGCCGACAGGCTGAGGCCGCTGTCTGTGAGCAGGCAGTCggtgagcagcaggaagagctcCGTCTACAGCTGGACGGCGCCGAGCTCCCCCTCCTTCACCGAGAAGTACTTGATG TCCATGGTGCAGGAAGGCTCCCTGCCGTCTCTGCTGTCTCATCAGAACCGGGGCGGC TTGTCTCTGCTCAGCTACCTGTCCGACGCCTCGCAGGCGCCTCCAGGGCCCCACGCCAG TCTGACGCGGGCTCAGAGCttcctgtccagcagcagccaggaccACAGCCTGGCAGGAAGCCACACCCAgctggggaggggggaggagcagTGGGGAGGTGCATCTCACTGCCTCAATGCATCTGCTCCGGAGGCTGAGACAGGATCCATCCCAGCTCTCCAGAG GCCCAGTACTCCGGACCTCCTCAGGAAGAGTGGAGACGCAgaggctgagacgcagggagCGGGCCGGGCCACGGTCAGCGTGCAG GACTCGTCCTCcgctcctcagcctccagaGGCCGCGTCCGGTCCGATCCCAGGACGGGCCGGGGGGAGCGGGGCCCAGCGCAGGACCCAGACCCTCAGGCTGGCAGCGCAGCTCTCAGACCTGGAGGTGACGTTGCACAAGCACAGCTGCTCTGAGAAGGAGGCCAAGGCCCTGGACAACAAGATACTACACCTGGCCACGATCCtcaag AACGACCTCTCCCTGCTGAGGAGCTCCCCCTCAGAGGAGACGCTGGCCGTGGAGGAGGTCCTCGGCAGCTTTGACTTCCTGTCACATGACTTCAATGCGGACGAGGACGGCTCCTGTTTGGGCAGCCTGAGGCTCAAGGACAGCGG CATCAGTTCCCTCCAGCAGAGCACCGTGAGAAGCCTCGGCCTCCTCTCACAGCAAAGCCAGTCCGCTTCTGAGGACGAGCTGGTCGTTGCCCCTCTGACTTCTGGGAACTGGAGTCTAGACCAGGCTCTGGAGACTCAGCTGGAtatctgctgcctcctgctgcag ATGACGCAGACGACGGCCTTCGGTCCGGCTCGGCgggacctgctggaggagatggCTCTGCAGGCTGAAGTCCTGGAGGGAGTCAGTTGTCTCCTGCTGGAAAAGAACGACGTCCTCTCTGCCCGTGACA TTCTGCCTAAGGCCCAGAGAAGCAGGGACACGCTGCAGTTCTGGGAGGAGTGTGTGAACGGCACCGGTTCTCCGTTCTGGTGTCCGTGTGAGAGCTTCTCCAGGACGCTGAGAAAACGCTACACGCACAAAGTGAAGGCCAAGCAGCCTGGCCAGTCGGAAAGAG TGTTCgcccagctcctgcagcaggttcAGTCCACCTGTCGAATGGTTCCCGACCCTCGACCCGTCTGCAGCCCA GAGAGAGTCACCATCTTCCAGCTGTCGGTGTTTCTGAAACGCTGGGGCGTTCAGG TGGGTGACCACATCTCACGCCTCTCCAAGGAAG AGTACATCCTGTCGGCCCTGAGGGGCCCCAAAAGGAGGCGGGCTTTGAATAAGCTGCAGGGGCGGCGCCTTGCCGGGCTCCTCCCACTCACCTGCACGCTGCAGACCCTGGCTGCTCTGCACAACGACTCCAACCACAAAGTCTGCAAAGCTGCTGCCAACTGTCTCTGCAGGGCTGCAGGCTTCAAGGCCTTCAGGAGCAGG GCGATCGTTTTTTACACAGAGACTCTGAAAAGCACTGATGTTCAAATCCAACAAGGCTCCTGTCTGGCTCTTAAATGCCTCAGGGTGAGACAC AGTGTGGACCACATAGCGGACCTGTATCGATCACCAGATGAAGACGTTCGCAGCGCTGCCAGAGAAGCCGTCCTCTCCTTTG GTAAGAAGGGCTACCAGGCCTTCCAGAGGATGGACCAGATGTACGctgagatgcaggaggaggcgtACCAGAACCAAGAGACAGAGATTACGATTCTGTAG